A DNA window from Arachis duranensis cultivar V14167 chromosome 3, aradu.V14167.gnm2.J7QH, whole genome shotgun sequence contains the following coding sequences:
- the LOC107478622 gene encoding polyol transporter 5-like, with protein MESKDGGSAAESCGQSKSGLNRFTLLCALLASTNSILLGYDIGVMSGAAMLIKENLKISSVQEEVLVGTLNIFSLIGSLASGKTSDFIGRRYTIVLAASTFLVGALFMGLAPSFHFILAGRIVAGIGVGIALMIAPLYTAELSPAMKRGFLTSLPEVFITLGILLGYVVNYSLTGLPLNVGWRLMLGLAAVPAVAIALGVIAMPESPRWLAMKGRVDEAKKVLLKISSNPDEAELRLREITKAASFVTGPTGSPTSAHVATAEDWAGQGVWKELLIRPSWPVRRMLISAIGINFFMQASGNDAVIYYLPEVFKAAGVKRKKQLFGVNVIMGLSKSSFVLISALYLDKFGRRPLILLGSLGMAVSLFSLGLGSKFLGESSRKPAWAIVLCVVAACADVSFFSIGLGPITWVYSSEIFPMRLRAQGSSLAISVNRLVSGVVSLSFLSISNKITFGGMFFVLGGVMVVATLFFYIVLVISIIIIVIRTLNWNWLV; from the exons ATGGAAAGCAAAGATGGTGGTTCGGCGGCAGAATCATGTGGACAAAGCAAGAGTGGCCTCAACAGATTCACACTTCTATGTGCTCTTCTGGCCTCCACAAATTCCATCCTCCTAGGCTACG ATATTGGTGTGATGAGTGGGGCAGCCATGCTCATAAAAGAGAACCTCAAAATATCGTCGGTGCAGGAGGAAGTCTTGGTCGGAACCCTAAACATCTTCTCCCTAATTGGCTCACTGGCCTCCGGCAAAACCTCCGATTTCATTGGAAGGCGCTACACCATAGTCCTTGCCGCATCAACCTTCCTAGTGGGCGCACTCTTCATGGGTCTCGCCCCATCTTTCCACTTCATCTTGGCCGGAAGAATTGTCGCCGGCATCGGCGTCGGCATAGCCCTCATGATTGCACCGCTCTACACGGCCGAGCTATCCCCCGCCATGAAACGTGGCTTCCTCACCTCCCTCCCCGAAGTTTTCATAACTCTTGGGATCCTCCTAGGCTACGTCGTCAACTATTCTCTCACGGGCCTTCCATTGAACGTTGGCTGGAGGCTCATGTTGGGCCTTGCGGCCGTACCCGCGGTTGCCATTGCCTTGGGCGTCATAGCCATGCCCGAGTCCCCACGTTGGTTGGCCATGAAAGGAAGAGTGGATGAGGCAAAGAAAGTTCTGCTCAAGATCTCATCCAATCCTGACGAAGCTGAATTGAGGCTCCGTGAAATAACCAAGGCCGCGTCCTTCGTCACAGGCCCAACTGGAAGCCCAACCTCGGCCCATGTTGCTACGGCAGAAGATTGGGCTGGGCAGGGTGTTTGGAAGGAACTTCTAATAAGGCCCTCTTGGCCCGTTCGGAGAATGCTGATCTCCGCCATAGGGATCAACTTTTTCATGCAGGCCTCCGGCAACGATGCCGTCATATATTACCTCCCGGAGGTGTTCAAGGCCGCCGGTGTTAAAAGGAAGAAACAGCTCTTTGGAGTTAATGTGATCATGGGCTTGTCCAAGAGTTCATTTGTTTTGATTTCCGCACTCTACTTGGACAAGTTTGGGAGAAGGCCTCTTATATTGTTGGGCTCGCTTGGCATGGCGGTTTCCTTGTTCAGTCTGGGCCTTGGGTCGAAGTTTCTTGGGGAGTCAAGTAGGAAGCCAGCTTGGGCCATAGTGTTGTGTGTGGTGGCCGCGTGTGCTGATGTGTCGTTCTTTTCAATTGGGCTTGGGCCCATAACATGGGTGTACTCATCAGAGATATTTCCAATGAGGCTTCGGGCCCAAGGTTCAAGCCTTGCGATATCGGTGAATAGGTTGGTGAGCGGGGTGGTGTCGCTGTCGTTCCTCAGCATTTCTAACAAGATAACGTTTGGAGGGATGTTCTTTGTGCTGGGAGGGGTCATGGTGGTGGCTACGCTTTTCTTTTATATAGTGCTagtaatatcaataataataattgtaataAGGACACTGAATTGGAATTGGTTAGTGTGA